From a single Sander vitreus isolate 19-12246 chromosome 4, sanVit1, whole genome shotgun sequence genomic region:
- the LOC144516531 gene encoding tubulin monoglycylase TTLL3-like isoform X1, giving the protein MRADVNMEATRSKQSVQLLHQTTDRRCTPCPDSGETGGSSKDQKVTAVVQQCNQDEGKSLQTSTPPEGKVRRSFVSLPALNPERVRTAKALADKAVKMHKVFYVQGPYPVIRAALRSRGWVEQRVHPPNYHAHQRHSDEGRASSNDAGDSDDDDGDLDESVTVSEMLFLILLGVDVYLYPSINVHCSFFSDNSDSVEKEQDPDGLYDLMSRLVRNEMVYFYWTNRRDAINNNSLQKEQITNHFAKAGSFTTKVGLCVNLRNLHWFDSADPDTFFPRCYRLGAEDEKHAFIEDYKRTACSSFLKYIVEREQGVQGEGTSHNIRAERKLSKRRSKPVVLSKMINSALKVCHEFLESLQHNDIDINLETPQTLTKEEWAEFINSYYLVVHGGAEIENSDHFVTCCKAMLQRLVEVSPQLHIDGIHNIWIIKPGAKSRGRGIKCTRRLDQILRLVDSDPTLIKESKWVVQKYLERPLLIYGTKFDVRQWFLVTDWNPLTVWFYKKCYLRFSTQPYSLDTLDSSVHLCNNSIQKHLRPSQQRHRGIPADNMWSDDQFRTFLSSQGQEAQWQTVVVPGMKKALIHALQTTQDLMESRKNTFELYGADFMFGHDLRPWLLELNASPTMAPSTPVTARLCAAVQEDTLRVVLDWRADRTANTGDFQLIYRQAAVDVPQYVGVNLLVEGFKVKCPCPLPPLRSSNRSAPKRRRPVKEKEPAGEKVKPLPKMLLKSAEIQLKNISSGFLPPPPLPSEPPGPFPIETFTIHLPMTVKSIHLPISDQSHSVLLWKRRPEVSKVCSEKDQPCPIEKHQGPSLSLEINVPKQSRQATTSTLSA; this is encoded by the exons ATGAGAGCTGATGTTAATATGGAGGCCACCAGGTCCAAACAGTCTGTCCAGCTGTTACACCAGACTACTGATAGACGCTGCACACCATGCCCAGACAGTG GGGAAACAGGAGGCTCATCCAAGGATCAGAAGGTCACAGCTGTGGTCCAGCAATGCAACCAAGATGAAGGCAAAAGCCTGCAAACAA GTACACCTCCTGAGGGCAAAGTTCGCCGCAGTTTTGTCAGCTTACCTGCTCTTAACCCAGAGAGAGTAAGGACAGCCAAAGCTCTTGCGGACAAAGCTGTCAAG ATGCATAAGGTATTCTATGTCCAGGGCCCTTACCCTGTCATCAGGGCAGCATTGAGGTCTAGAGGCTGGGTGGAGCAGCGTGTGCACCCCCCAAACTACCATGCTCACCAGCGCCACAGCGATGAGGGCAGAGCCAGCTCTAATGATGCTGGTGACAGTGATGACGATGACGGTGATCTAGATGAAAGTGTGACTGTTTCAGAAATGCTATTCCTAATATTACTGGGTGTGGATGTCTATCTATATCCCAGCATTAATGTACATTGCTCCTTTTTCTCAGACAACTCAGACAGTGTCGAGAAAGAGCAGGATCCAGATGGACTATATGATCTCATG TCTCGCCTGGTGCGGAATGAAATGGTTTATTTCTATTGGACAAACCGTAGAGACGCCATCAACAACAACAGCTTGCAAAAAGAACAGATCACCAATCATTTTGCAAAAGCAGGCAGCTTCACCACCAAG GTGGGGTTGTGTGTGAACCTGAGGAACCTGCACTGGTTTGACTCAGCTGACCCTGACACCTTCTTCCCTCGCTGTTACAGActaggagcagaggatgagaaGCATGCTTTCATTG AGGACTACAAGAGGACAGCCTGCAGCAGTTTTTTGAAGTACATTGTGGAGAGGGAGCAGGGTGTCCAGGGAGAGGGAACGAGCCACAACATTCGGGCTGAGAGGAAACTAAGCAAACGGCGGTCTAAACCAGTGGTCCTTTCCAAAATGATTAACAGCGCACTCAAAGTGTGCCACGAGTTTCTCGAGAGTCTGCAGCATAATGACATAGACATAAACTTGGAGACACCACAAACACTTACAAAGGAGGAGTGGGCAGAGTTTATCAACAGTTACTACCTTGTTGTTCA TGGAGGAGCAGAGATTGAGAACAGTGATCATTTTGTGACCTGCTGCAAAGCCATGCTACAGAGGCTGGTGGAGGTCAGTCCACAGCTGCACATAGACGGCATACACAACATCTGGATCATCAAACCTGGAGCTAAGTCCAGGGGCAGAG GTATCAAATGCACCAGGCGTCTGGATCAGATCCTCAGGCTGGTGGACAGTGATCCAACCCTAATCAAAGAAAGCAAGTGGGTGGTGCAGAAGTACCTGGAGCGCCCCTTGCTGATCTATGGCACCAAATTTGACGTGCGCCAGTGGTTCCTGGTCACCGACTGGAACCCCCTGACTGTGTGGTTCTATAAAAAGTGCTATTTGCGCTTCTCTACGCAGCCTTACTCGCTAGATACGCTGGATAG ctctgtcCACCTGTGCAATAACTCCATCCAGAAGCACCTGAGACCCTCCCAACAGCGTCATCGTGGTATCCCAGCTGACAATATGTGGTCGGATGACCAGTTCAGGACCTTTCTGTCCAGCCAGGGCCAGGAAGCTCAGTGGCAGACAGTGGTAGTCCCCGGGATGAAGAAAGCTTTGATCCACGCATTACAGACAACACAGGATCTGATGGAGTCacgcaaaaacacatttgagctCTACGGTGCTGACTTTATGTTCG gTCATGACCTGCGTCCATGGCTGTTAGAACTCAATGCCAGTCCCACTATGGCTCCCTCCACGCCTGTGACAGCCCGcctctgtgctgctgtgcaGGAAGACACATTACGAGTCGTCCTGGACTGGCGAGCAGACCGCACTGCAAACACTGGAGACTTTCAGCTCATATATAGACAG GCAGCAGTTGACGTGCCACAGTATGTAGGAGTCAACCTACTTGTTGAGGGCTTCAAGGTCAAGTGCCCCTGCCCACTTCCTCCACTGAGGTCCTCCAACCGTTCAGCACCGAAACGCCGTCGTCCTGTCAAAGAGAAGGAACCTGCAGGAGAAAAAGTAAAGCCTCTGCCTAAGATGTTGTTGAAGAGTGCAGAGATTCAGCTCAAAAACATCAGCAGTGGGTTTctgccacctcctcctcttccttctgaGCCGCCTGGGCCCTTCCCCATTGAAACCTTCACAATTCACCTGCCAATGACTGTGAAGTCCATCCACCTGCCGATTAGTGACCAGTCTCACTCTGTACTTTTGTGGAAGAGGAGACCAGAAGTATCAAAAGTCTGCTCAGAGAAAGACCAACCCTGTCCCATAGAGAAGCACCAAGGCCCTTCTTTGTCTTTGGAGATTAATGTTCCAAAACAGTCCAGACAAGCAACCACCAGCACCTTGAGtgcctaa
- the LOC144516531 gene encoding tubulin monoglycylase TTLL3-like isoform X2: protein MRADVNMEATRSKQSVQLLHQTTDRRCTPCPDSGETGGSSKDQKVTAVVQQCNQDEGKSLQTSTPPEGKVRRSFVSLPALNPERVRTAKALADKAVKMHKVFYVQGPYPVIRAALRSRGWVEQRVHPPNYHAHQRHSDEGRASSNDAGDSDDDDDNSDSVEKEQDPDGLYDLMSRLVRNEMVYFYWTNRRDAINNNSLQKEQITNHFAKAGSFTTKVGLCVNLRNLHWFDSADPDTFFPRCYRLGAEDEKHAFIEDYKRTACSSFLKYIVEREQGVQGEGTSHNIRAERKLSKRRSKPVVLSKMINSALKVCHEFLESLQHNDIDINLETPQTLTKEEWAEFINSYYLVVHGGAEIENSDHFVTCCKAMLQRLVEVSPQLHIDGIHNIWIIKPGAKSRGRGIKCTRRLDQILRLVDSDPTLIKESKWVVQKYLERPLLIYGTKFDVRQWFLVTDWNPLTVWFYKKCYLRFSTQPYSLDTLDSSVHLCNNSIQKHLRPSQQRHRGIPADNMWSDDQFRTFLSSQGQEAQWQTVVVPGMKKALIHALQTTQDLMESRKNTFELYGADFMFGHDLRPWLLELNASPTMAPSTPVTARLCAAVQEDTLRVVLDWRADRTANTGDFQLIYRQAAVDVPQYVGVNLLVEGFKVKCPCPLPPLRSSNRSAPKRRRPVKEKEPAGEKVKPLPKMLLKSAEIQLKNISSGFLPPPPLPSEPPGPFPIETFTIHLPMTVKSIHLPISDQSHSVLLWKRRPEVSKVCSEKDQPCPIEKHQGPSLSLEINVPKQSRQATTSTLSA, encoded by the exons ATGAGAGCTGATGTTAATATGGAGGCCACCAGGTCCAAACAGTCTGTCCAGCTGTTACACCAGACTACTGATAGACGCTGCACACCATGCCCAGACAGTG GGGAAACAGGAGGCTCATCCAAGGATCAGAAGGTCACAGCTGTGGTCCAGCAATGCAACCAAGATGAAGGCAAAAGCCTGCAAACAA GTACACCTCCTGAGGGCAAAGTTCGCCGCAGTTTTGTCAGCTTACCTGCTCTTAACCCAGAGAGAGTAAGGACAGCCAAAGCTCTTGCGGACAAAGCTGTCAAG ATGCATAAGGTATTCTATGTCCAGGGCCCTTACCCTGTCATCAGGGCAGCATTGAGGTCTAGAGGCTGGGTGGAGCAGCGTGTGCACCCCCCAAACTACCATGCTCACCAGCGCCACAGCGATGAGGGCAGAGCCAGCTCTAATGATGCTGGTGACAGTGATGACGATGACG ACAACTCAGACAGTGTCGAGAAAGAGCAGGATCCAGATGGACTATATGATCTCATG TCTCGCCTGGTGCGGAATGAAATGGTTTATTTCTATTGGACAAACCGTAGAGACGCCATCAACAACAACAGCTTGCAAAAAGAACAGATCACCAATCATTTTGCAAAAGCAGGCAGCTTCACCACCAAG GTGGGGTTGTGTGTGAACCTGAGGAACCTGCACTGGTTTGACTCAGCTGACCCTGACACCTTCTTCCCTCGCTGTTACAGActaggagcagaggatgagaaGCATGCTTTCATTG AGGACTACAAGAGGACAGCCTGCAGCAGTTTTTTGAAGTACATTGTGGAGAGGGAGCAGGGTGTCCAGGGAGAGGGAACGAGCCACAACATTCGGGCTGAGAGGAAACTAAGCAAACGGCGGTCTAAACCAGTGGTCCTTTCCAAAATGATTAACAGCGCACTCAAAGTGTGCCACGAGTTTCTCGAGAGTCTGCAGCATAATGACATAGACATAAACTTGGAGACACCACAAACACTTACAAAGGAGGAGTGGGCAGAGTTTATCAACAGTTACTACCTTGTTGTTCA TGGAGGAGCAGAGATTGAGAACAGTGATCATTTTGTGACCTGCTGCAAAGCCATGCTACAGAGGCTGGTGGAGGTCAGTCCACAGCTGCACATAGACGGCATACACAACATCTGGATCATCAAACCTGGAGCTAAGTCCAGGGGCAGAG GTATCAAATGCACCAGGCGTCTGGATCAGATCCTCAGGCTGGTGGACAGTGATCCAACCCTAATCAAAGAAAGCAAGTGGGTGGTGCAGAAGTACCTGGAGCGCCCCTTGCTGATCTATGGCACCAAATTTGACGTGCGCCAGTGGTTCCTGGTCACCGACTGGAACCCCCTGACTGTGTGGTTCTATAAAAAGTGCTATTTGCGCTTCTCTACGCAGCCTTACTCGCTAGATACGCTGGATAG ctctgtcCACCTGTGCAATAACTCCATCCAGAAGCACCTGAGACCCTCCCAACAGCGTCATCGTGGTATCCCAGCTGACAATATGTGGTCGGATGACCAGTTCAGGACCTTTCTGTCCAGCCAGGGCCAGGAAGCTCAGTGGCAGACAGTGGTAGTCCCCGGGATGAAGAAAGCTTTGATCCACGCATTACAGACAACACAGGATCTGATGGAGTCacgcaaaaacacatttgagctCTACGGTGCTGACTTTATGTTCG gTCATGACCTGCGTCCATGGCTGTTAGAACTCAATGCCAGTCCCACTATGGCTCCCTCCACGCCTGTGACAGCCCGcctctgtgctgctgtgcaGGAAGACACATTACGAGTCGTCCTGGACTGGCGAGCAGACCGCACTGCAAACACTGGAGACTTTCAGCTCATATATAGACAG GCAGCAGTTGACGTGCCACAGTATGTAGGAGTCAACCTACTTGTTGAGGGCTTCAAGGTCAAGTGCCCCTGCCCACTTCCTCCACTGAGGTCCTCCAACCGTTCAGCACCGAAACGCCGTCGTCCTGTCAAAGAGAAGGAACCTGCAGGAGAAAAAGTAAAGCCTCTGCCTAAGATGTTGTTGAAGAGTGCAGAGATTCAGCTCAAAAACATCAGCAGTGGGTTTctgccacctcctcctcttccttctgaGCCGCCTGGGCCCTTCCCCATTGAAACCTTCACAATTCACCTGCCAATGACTGTGAAGTCCATCCACCTGCCGATTAGTGACCAGTCTCACTCTGTACTTTTGTGGAAGAGGAGACCAGAAGTATCAAAAGTCTGCTCAGAGAAAGACCAACCCTGTCCCATAGAGAAGCACCAAGGCCCTTCTTTGTCTTTGGAGATTAATGTTCCAAAACAGTCCAGACAAGCAACCACCAGCACCTTGAGtgcctaa
- the hmces gene encoding abasic site processing protein HMCES, with translation MCGRTACTLASDEVSRACSYRNRGGQRRQPRWRDGDADKYQPSYNKSPQSMSPVLLSQRHFDKNAPVDECVLASMRWGLVPAWFKENDPSKMQYSTNNCRSENILEKKTYKGPLIKGQRCVILADGFYEWRRKEKDKQPFFIYFPQAQGTSHEKTEDHPTTPAVNKENSETVCPPEEASHDLTEGGEAPGEWTGWKLLTMAGLFDCWTPPGGGEPLYTYSVITVNASPSLESIHDRMPAILDGEEEVRRWLDFGDVKSLDALKLLQSKNTLTFHPVSSLVNNSRNNSPECLQPVDLKSKKEPKPTASSKMMMSWLTSSTPSKRKEPNTCGSKEESESKKVQCKSTGALQHWLQGATKKPRAT, from the exons ATGTGTGGAAGAACTGCGTGTACTCTTGCTTCTGACGAGGTGAGCCGAGCCTGCTCCTACAGAAACCGAGGAGGGCAGCGTAGACAGCCCCGCTGGAGGGATGGAGATGCGGACAAATACCAACCCTCTTATAACAAGAGCCCACAGTCTATGAGTCCCGTCCTGCTATCCCAGAGGCATTTTGATAAA AATGCTCCGGTTGATGAGTGTGTGTTGGCCTCCATGCGTTGGGGCCTGGTACCTGCCTGGTTCAAGGAGAATGACCCGAGCAAGATGCAATACAGCACCAACAACTGCCGCAGTGAGAATatattggagaaaaaaacatacaag GGCCCTCTGATAAAAGGGCAGCGCTGTGTGATCCTGGCTGATGGCTTTTATgagtggaggaggaaggaaaaAGACAAGCAGCCTTTCTTCATATACTTCCCTCAGGCTCAGGGAACCAGTCATGAGAAAACCGAGGATCACCCCACAACCCCAGCTGTCAATAAGGAGAATTCAGAGACAGTGTGCCCTCCAGAGGAGGCCTCCCATGACTTGACAGAG GGAGGAGAAGCACCAGGTGAGTGGACTGGATGGAAGTTGCTGACTATGGCTGGACTGTTTGACTGCTGGACACCTCCAGGTGGTGGAGAACCCCTTTACACATACAGTGTAATCACTGTTAATGCATCCCCAAGCCTGGAAAGCATCCATGATAG GATGCCAGCAATCCTGGATGGAGAGGAAGAAGTGAGAAGATGGCTGGATTTTGGAGATGTGAAGTCTCTAGATGCCCTGAAACTGCTCCAGTCTAAAAACACTTTGACTTTTCATCCTGTCTCTTCGCTAGTAAACAACTCCCGCAACAACTCTCCAGAGTGCCTTCAGCCAGTTGATCTCAAAAGCAAAAAG GAGCCCAAGCCCACAGCCAGTAGTAAGATGATGATGAGCTGGCTGACAAGCAGCACACCTTCAAAGAGGAAGGAGCCCAACACATGTGGGAGTAAAGAAGAGAGCGAAAGCAAAAAGGTTCAGTGCAAGTCTACAGGAGCACTTCAGCATTGGCTTCAGGGAGCTACTAAGAAACCAAGAGCCACATGA
- the rab7a gene encoding ras-related protein Rab-7a, with translation MTSRKKVLLKVIILGDSGVGKTSLMNQYVNKKFSNQYKATIGADFLTKEVMVDDRLVTMQIWDTAGQERFQSLGVAFYRGADCCVLVFDVTAPNTFKTLDSWRDEFLIQASPRDPENFPFVVLGNKIDLENRQVTTKRAQAWCQSKNNIPYFETSAKEAINVEQAFQTIARNALKQETEVELYNEFPEPIKLDRNERAKPSAETCSC, from the exons ATGACCTCAAGGAAGAAAGTACTACTCAAAGTCATCATCCTCGGAGACTCCGG AGTTGGGAAGACCTCATTGATGAACCAGTATGTGAATAAGAAGTTCAGTAACCAGTACAAAGCCACAATAGGAGCGGATTTCCTGACGAAAGAAGTCATGGTGGATGACAGACTTGTCACAATGCAG ATTTGGGACACAGCAGGTCAGGAGAGGTTCCAGTCCTTAGGCGTTGCGTTCTACCGTGGAGCAGACTGCTGCGTCCTGGTGTTTGATGTGACAGCACCCAACACCTTCAAGACTCTAGACAGCTGGAGAGACGAGTTCTTGATCCAGGCCAGCCCTCGAGACCCAGAGAATTTCCCCTTTGTTGTGCTGGGCAATAAGATCGACCTGGAGAACAGACAG gtaACGACCAAGCGAGCACAGGCTTGGTGTCAAAGTAAGAACAACATCCCGTATTTCGAAACCAGTGCCAAGGAGGCAATCAATGTGGAGCAGGCCTTCCAGACTATTGCACGCAATGCCCTTAAACAG GAGACCGAAGTGGAGTTGTACAACGAGTTCCCTGAGCCAATAAAGCTGGACAGGAACGAGCGAGCCAAGCCGTCAGCGGAGACCTGCAGCTGCTGA